From Impatiens glandulifera chromosome 7, dImpGla2.1, whole genome shotgun sequence:
ATGATAGATCCACAACTTATTTAGTATAACAAGATAAAGTTCTTTAACATAAATCATTAGATCTTGAAGTAGTTCTGtcaattcaataaataaatctttagaCTCCTATTCAAATTCTTAAATAATTCGACTAGATGAATTTTATCAATTTACTAATTACGTCCTATTTCATTAGTTGATTGTaccattaaaattttagtttttttcttaatttttttcgttgaatttattatgaatctatttatttatgcCACAAAAAGTATATTAGAAAATGAAAAACTTATTTGTAGGAAAACACGTACTTGGTAGTTTCTTTGATGAGTCATTTGTTGCAACTTGATTTAATGGAATTGCAGAGGCACGCCATGGATTTCCATCCAATACATCATAAACTTCCTTATCAAAAAATCCCGGAAGCTTAATCACTTTTCTTTCTTTAGGTGTCATATTCCAGAATGATTTATCTTCCTCTTTCTTCACTGATTCCCTTACTTTTACCTTCCTAAAAGTTTTCATTACCTTACTCCACCTATTCTGGCATTGAATCGCCCCTCTTTTCATACCATTTTTTGTGCAGAAGGATGAGATGACTTCCCATTTTGATGCAGTTTGATTTtctgaaatatttaaattagatttttgttcAACGTTTCTCCTATGACTTTCTTCCGCGATTTTACCCTCTATGAGCACTAGGGTCTCTCTTATGCTCCATTTGGGATGTTGTGGCCTTTTAGAAACTTCCGCAATCCCTTGAATCTCGTCTTGTAGTTCAACACTGTTGTCTGTTGAATGAAGATCATTTGTCGATTCATCATTTTTTGACGCTATAGAAGGATGAGTTCAAAaccctgattttttttttatggaatcTCAACAAGTTTTACAAAATTTGCATAAAagatattgagttttttttaatggccatttattatttagaatctttattcttttatatcattatcttttataatattttataattgctGTCATGGTCCTCCTTATCTTTTTTGGTTAAGAAATTACTTGtatacatttaattataatttgatgtttggaaaatcattaacttttaaaactttatagatttgtttgactatttttttctttttatttaatgttagtaggaatttaatataaaaaatatatacttatcTCAATTTTATAAGAGTTAGAAGTTCTTGATTCATTTTCTTGGTTTAAGCCCTTCAATAAACAATATAGCTGGAATACCCTCATCCAATTTCAGATTCATTCACAATTCACTTCTAgacaaatacattttttttcttttaaaaaataaattccacTTTGCCTTCTTAATTACTTGGTAAGTTGTTTGGAATGTGTTTGAAGGATATGAATTATCTCATATCACAATGTTTAGAGCATTTTCCATGGTTACTTTTTCAAACcatgttgtttattattaagttcaagtgaaaacatatttctttttcaatatAGTGATTTTTTGGGCCTATTTGGAGTTAGGTCTTTCTTTTACCTATATTGTTATGTTTACAAtagtaaagaaaatataaatatttagctTGTTTAAAGTAAGTTTAATTACTGGCATTTTTTTCCATTCTACTTATGATTTTGCACACACTATACTGATTATTACTCGTAAAACAGTACTCATATACATCGCTAAAAAAAACTTGGCCACAGAAGGTAAGGGtagtttgaatgattttttttttcttttttccccctttttttcatttcttataGTACAATGTATGAACTTTGCTTTGTATTTAGTcatattatttctaaaattgaTCAAAGCATTTATTTGAAgtcatttttaatgatgtttattcatttaaattgaGAAATAAGCAGGCTAGGACCAATATAATACAATATGAGATGGAGTAACAAGGAAAATTGTCACAAGTATGAATGCTAAAGCAGGGGGTGAGAGAGAGCAATATCTTCTAAAggtaaacttaaatattttgtaaaattagtTTATGACTTAACTCCCATGTTCAATCCAAATAACTAATAGTTCagaaacattttaaattaaggttCAAGTCAAATCtgaaattgaaaatgaaaacaattagAAGAGGACAACATTCTTATAAAACCAATTTTAGTCTAGAGTTTGTCTGCAATCATTTCAAGTGCATCTCCTATCTTGTTTAAAGCATTAACCAATGCACTTTTATGCTCCTTGCTTTTCTCTGTCACATTGTTTGcttcaaaatatgttttcagTATGTTGTATATCTGACCAATAGATTCGATCAACTGAGACTCCATGTTGAAATCTTCATTCTCATTCTGGGAAAACCTTCTTCTTTTGTATGACTCCTCCGATGATGCTTCTTCTTGGCAGTTTATTACTTGTTCCTTCTTATCCACACctgaaatttgaaatgtaaataataaattttatttcacttaTTAGAATACTTcagtttttctttaattataaattacttCATAATTCATATCCATCTAAATTGCCAAAATAGCAATTCTGCATAATAATGCAATGTACagagtttatattttaactGAAAGAAATATGATTGTTTGGTAGAACATGaacaataaaaatgacaatGTGATTTCAAGATTGATTGTGAagtgtttaatattaaaagtaaacatatatataaatataatcaagttAACTAAAGACTAAAATTACCTACCGaacttgtttttctttctttttcaaatcGTAAGATttattgttttcaaattttcttactCAATGTATTGaatatctttcatttttttacttttgattGTTGTATTGAATCTCATAAGAGGACATAGTCTTTTATATCATTTGATATCAGAGCTTATTTTTGACCATCACCGAGAGAGGAGAAGAATTTCGAGCTGCGGTTCAATTGAAGAAGAGATTATACGAACTTGTGTCTACGTTGAGAAACAAGTCGTGATCTTGAGAAATGGGAGACGAAAATGGCGAGTCAAGTTTAACGAGGTTACTCGCATTCGACGGGCCACACTATGACCATTGGAATGAGCTGATTTGCTGAAGGCGAAGGGATTGTGGGGGTTAATTGAATGAGGGTTCGAGGAGCCGGAAAAAAGGGACAACGTTCAACCAGACAAAACAGACACAACTGGACGAACTAAGAATGAAGGATTGTAGGGTAAAACATATCTTGTTCTTAAACATATCTTGTTCTTAGACATTTCTTGATAAATAAAAGAGCAGATTTTGGACAGAAAAACATCCAGAATTATTTGGGAATCCTTGAAGACAAAGTATGGGGTAATGAGAAGGTCAAGAAATCGATGTTGAATACCCTGCGGAGGGACTTTAAGCTTctagaaatgaagaacactgaGTCGATTAAAGAATACTTTTCTAGGGTGATGGTCGTGGCAAACAAATAAGAAGCAATGGGGAGGTTACTCTAAACTCCAAGGTTGTTGAAAAAATCTTGAGAACTCTTATCGAAAGGTTTACGTATGTGGTAATATCGATCGAGGAGGTCTGAGACACAACTACAATGAGTATTGATGAGCTGTAGAGCTCATTGGCTGTACATGAAcaaaaattcaagaaaatgaaTGTGGAAGAAGATCATGCTTTGAAGGTCGAAGAGACTAAATATGGTAGAGGAATAGGCCATATGGGGTCAAGAGAAAGGGGTTGAGGCAGAAGCTTGGATAAAGTCACTATTGAATGCTATAAATGTCACAAATTGGGGCACTTTCATTTCGAATGTCCAAGTTGGGACAATGAAAACTATACAAAGGtagaaaaggaagaagaaatgttGTTAATGACAATTACTGAATCAGAAAGCTCTAAAGGGAATATGGAATGGATAATTGAATCTGGATGCTCAAACATATGAGTGACAATAAAACTTTGTTCTATCAACTTGATCAAAGTTTTATACACACGGTTAAGTTGTGTTCATTTGGGAAATTGAGTAAGTTTGGCTATAGTTGGGAAAGGAAATACAAGGTTGACTATGGGAAGAGATAAACAAACCATTTCTAATGTGTATTATATTCCTGAACTATAGTGTAACCTACTTAGTATGGGACAACTCCAATAGAATGAAATAACTATATTGGTTGAAAATGGGGAATGCAGACTACCATCCCAAAAATGGTTTGTTTTTTTGTTGCAAAATGGTCAAAAACATAATCATTAAGCTTACAGCTAAGCCAATTTTTGGAGAAGAAAAGAATGAACATTCATTGGAGACCTACCATCAAACTGTGATTGAAGAAACTATCCATTTATGGCATTGCAGATTTGGACACACCAACTCTAAAACCTCCAAATCATGCAAACATAGGGTATGATTGAGGGTGTGACTACTATGAAGATTCCAGAGAAGAAGTGTTTTCACTGTTGTGTGAGAAAACAACCCAGAAACAAAATACCGAGGAAGAGTACTTGGAGAACATCCAGAAGATTGAAACTTGCTCACTCTGATATTTGTGGACTAATATCACCAACTTCAACCAGCCGCAAAAggtatattattacttttattggCGATTTTTGTAGAAAATTGAGGTATATTTTTTAGTGGAAAAATCAGAAGCTCTAGataaatttaaagtatttatagCTCTAAATGAAAGAGATAATGATGAAGTGGTGTCAAGTCTTCGTATGGATAGAGGTAGTGAGTTCATCTTAAaagaatttaacattttttgtgAAATGAAAGGTATCAAAATACAATTGACAGATGTTTACACTCCCCCAATAAAATGGGATTGCCGAGAAAACAAATTGGACAATTATGAACTCAGTTAGATGTGTTATGTCAGAAAGAATGATGTCAAAAGGTTTTTGACTAGTGGCTGTCAATTGTTGTGTACATGTGTTAATTAGAAGCTACACTACAGCTCTTGAGAATAAAACCCCTAAAGGAgtagaaataataatataccACCTGTTAGGCACTTTAGGGTATTTGGTTGTGTAACCTACATACACATACCAGATCAAAGAAGAGTGAATTTGGATTATAAGAGTCTGAAATGTGTCTTGATTTGTTTTAGCAAAGAATCAAAGGCTTATCAATTATATGATCCTAAGTCAAAAAGGGTGATAGTCACTTAATATGTAGTTTTTGAGGGAAAAAAGGATGAAAGGGGGATGAAGATGAATATAAAGATGGAGCAGAACATGAATGGAAAGATTATGTTCCTAAATATGACTCTGAAAATGAGGAATTGGAAAAAGTTATTCAAACTagaaatgaaattatatttgcTAATGTTCCTATTGTTATCACTTCTTATAGCTCCAGTCAAGAGTCAAGTTTTAATAAAGATTCAAATGACTCAACTGACTAAAGTCTTACTCCACCTGAAAGAAATAGAAGAGAAAAGAGAAGTACTCCACATGACTTCAAGACTATGTTAGTGGGGATGATGTAACCATGTATATAAAGTTGGACCCTTTAACATATGAAGAAGCTACCAAAAGCTTGAAGTGCCCTATGACTATGAAGGAAGAAATTCAATCAATAGAAAAGAATTAGACATGAGAACTTATGGAGCTACCAAAGAATGCTAAAGCATTGGTGTTAAATGGGTTTTTAAAACCAAGCTAAATGAGCTCGATGAGATTGATAAATACAAAGCAAGGCTAGTGGTCAAAGGATACTCTAAGAAACATTGAATTGATTATAATGAAGTTTTCACACTTGTGACAAGATGGGACACTATGAGACCGTTGATTGCAAAGTCAGCCTAACAAAAATGGAACATGTATCAGGATGTGAAGAGCGCTTTTCTTCACAGAAAATTAATTGAAGAAATTTTTGTTGATCAACCACCCGACATTACAAAAATAGGTGAAGAACATAAAGTGTACAAGTTAATGAAAGCATTGTATGACCTTAAACAAACATCAAGGGCATGGTATAATCTAATTTACTCAACAAGGCTTTAAAATGTGTCCCTTGGAGCCTACCCCTGTTTGTTAAAAATGAATCAAAAGAAAGATTGGTGATGGTAAGTCTTTAGGTTGACGATTTGATAATTACTGAGAATGATGAAGAGTTGATTACAGTTTTTAAGGAATTTatgaagaaagagtttgaaatgATAGATTTGGGAAAATGAAATTCTTTCTTGATGTTGTGATAGTTTAAAGTGATGAAGGTATATCTATTAATCAACAGAAGTATGCAAGAGAAATTTTAGCAAGATTTGGAATGATGGATTGCAATTCTGGTAGAAATCCCATTGTTCTCGGGCCTAAGGTTAAAAAGAATGAAGATAAAGTTAAAGTGGATTCTAATAGCTACAAGAAGTTGATTGGAAGCTTGAGATATTTCAAATGTTCAAGTTGGTTTGGTGAGTCGGTATATGAAATTATCTACTGAACTACATCTGAATTTGGTTAAGAGAATAATCAGATACACCAAAGGGACAACAAGTATGAGCAAGCAACCTATTTTAACTCTATCCACCACTGAAACCGAATTGGTTGCTACAACTTCCTGTGTTTGTCAAGCTATTTGGATGAGAGGAATTTTAGAAACACTTCATCACTTTCAAAAGAAGAGTAAAGTCCACTATTAGTTTGTCTAATAATACAGTGCTACATGGGAGAAGCAAACATATTCCTATACATTATCATTTTATTAGAGAGTTGTCTAGTAAACGTATTGTGGAACTCGTACATTGCAGGTCAAGTGAGCAGGTTGTAGATGTTATGATAAAAACTTTGAAACTTGATACATTTGAAGAACTCAGAAAGTCTATGAGAGTCATTGATGTTCTAGTTTTTGGCAGGGattgttgatttattatttacttatttagttaataattagtttagaaaaGTTATGACttaatcagttttttttatatcacaatCAAATCAAAGTAGATGTCACATAAGGAGAAACTTATTTCTAGGAAAGGGAAACACATACTTGATATTTTCTTTGTTGGATCATGTGTTGCAACTTGTATCTCTTTTGATGTATTCTCATCATTTGTATCATCATCTTCTTGCCATTGATCATTTGTTGCCTCCAAAATAACTTGATTTAGTGTAATTGAAGTGAGCTTTCCATCCAATGCATCATAAACATCCTTATCAAAAAATCCGGGTAGTTTCAACCCTCTTCTTTCAGTTGATGTCATGTTCCAGAATGATTTAGCTACCTCTTTTATTACCGATTCCCTcttttttatctctctaaaaattACCATGAGTTTACTCCACCTTTTCTGACATTGAACCGCTCTTTTTTTCATGCCATTTTTCTTACAGAATGACGAAACGACCTCCCATTTTGATTTCGCCTGATTTGATGAAGTAGATCTACGTTTTTCCCTTCTCAGACTTTCTGCCATGTTTTTACCTTGGATGAGCACAAGAATCTCTCTTCGGCTCCATCTGCGATATCGTAGCATTTGAGTAACTTCTGCAATGCTTTCGATCTCTGTTTGTGGCTCAACTCCTTGATTGGTTGAATGTACATCATTTGGCGGCGATTTATCATTTTCTAACGCCATATTAGAAAATAAGCTCAAAACACTGGTTTGTTTatgaattgataaaaaaatcaaataaaaatgcataaaataaattgagTTTTGGAGTTTTAAcagtaatttattattcataatctttatcattaattatattatcttttataataaaGATAATCATTTTCATGGACGTCCTTATCTTCTTCTTTGGgtaagtaattttttatttcactttaaaacaaattgaataatgatcaaacttaatatatttatttgattttctttttagtttcaatttaataagaattcaatttctaaattaattcCTTAATTTAAGTCCTTCAACAATCATTATGGTTGGAATTACCCACTCTAATTACAATGTCATTTGCAATTCAGCTTTAAGTTTTTGGAAAATGTTGTTTTCCTAACACATTTCTTGATCCACTTTCATTAACACATTTCTTTATCCACTTTCATCATTTATCCTTGTATCCTTGAAGCCTGTCTTTTTTCGGAATATAGTTACATTGGCATTCCATCAATTTTCACTCATTGAATACAAGTGATAACTCTTAACAGTAATAGGGGATATTTTGTTCTTATTCATCTCAAATGAATTGTTACAAATTTTTATAGGCAGAGTATTtaacttttcaaatatttgcCCTCTTCAAAtgtcaaaataaattatgatgaatattaaatgtcaaaataaattacgaactgtcttctatgtagaggaaatgaagaaaccataaatcacctattcgggagctgttgtattactttagagctttgggacagattctataaaagtctgAAGCTAATCAGTTTTCCgagcgaatgaaatgaaatcaaagatgcaacactactcaaagccaaagggaaatagatttgcaacaagcgtgttttcaagtgcggctttggagcaatggtgtataacatttgacaagaacggaatgcaagggtatatgacagaacctgCAGGAGCGTTGAaca
This genomic window contains:
- the LOC124944871 gene encoding trihelix transcription factor ASR3-like — encoded protein: MALENDKSPPNDVHSTNQGVEPQTEIESIAEVTQMLRYRRWSRREILVLIQGKNMAESLRREKRRSTSSNQAKSKWEVVSSFCKKNGMKKRAVQCQKRWSKLMVIFREIKKRESVIKEVAKSFWNMTSTERRGLKLPGFFDKDVYDALDGKLTSITLNQVILEATNDQWQEDDDTNDENTSKEIQVATHDPTKKISSVDKKEQVINCQEEASSEESYKRRRFSQNENEDFNMESQLIESIGQIYNILKTYFEANNVTEKSKEHKSALVNALNKIGDALEMIADKL